ATAGTGGAATTCATTGATGTTATAGATTTACACGGTGCTTTCATCTCCTTCATCACTTTTCCAGTCCAACTTGAATTCAGACGTTGTTGTCACGGGTGCCATTATGACAGACCATTGGCGGACCTATATGGCACTGTTTAATATTTCTCCATTTCATCTGCATTGAGAGACCAGATGTGACATGCTccatttgataataataaaaaagcttcATCTCTGGACTTGCTTTCAACATGAATTGTGTACCATCAGACTATGCGACCATCTGTGGATAATAATACTCTGTGGTTAATTGTGTTCATGTATTTCACTGAAAAGAGCTGGATCCTCGACCACTACCGACTCCACCAACTGTCCTCTAGTTACTTAGCATAACTGAGGTTcccataataataacaataatagtaTGTCCTGTTTTTCCTGTAATTCAACTCTGGTATGGTCTGATTTCCCATCACACCATACCACTCTGGAGCAGTTTGCAAGGATATTGAGAGTTATCCAACTAAATTATGGGAATCCTCTACTGGGAATGTTTGGATCTTGGAATACCTCAACTTAAAGCTGACAAATTGCTTGAGGTGGATAGCTTTCACTATCCACAATGAACCCTCTTTCCACATTGATTTGCCTTTCACCGCTGCTGTGCTGTGCCTGGCCAGTGAAAACACAGGGGACAACCACATGGAGGTACATCCTGTAATCTAAAATGTGCCACTTTAAATGAAAATGCCAAAGGCTTGTACTGTGGCTTCGCCGTTGCAGCTGCAACCATTGTCCCATAATGTGTCTGGTCTCAATTAATCGATCTTCTGACCTTTAATCATTGTTTCATGTGGGAGTGCAGCTGCAGTTTAGAGCCTGTACAGAACTTGTTTCTCAAAAATGATTGGATGTTGTATTGTGGGTAATTCTAAGTATAGGTATACATGTAATGACTCGAGTGCTGCCCACTTGCCCAAATGACACTCTCAAACACTCTTAGATTAATGGATATAGTCTGCATGTGGATAAATCTCAACAGCGTATTGAATAAATCCCGTAAATTGCATTTTTCCCCCTAAAAAGCTATGGTGATGTTCGAGGACAACAGGCACCAGCCAAACGGATTGTTCATAACTGATCTATatcaaatacattatttatcaaCCAATATTAAATCTATTAGTTACCGTTTATAGAGGGTTCCTTTATTGAAAGTTGTATCGTTATTTTGACCCAGCTAATAAAGAATTGAATATGAGGAAAGTAAAGTTGAAGTTGCCAAGAACACCAGAAGGCAATGGagcatatttaattattattttacaccATTTCATGAATTAAGGGCAATGACTAAAACAAGTGTAACGCTGGAGATACGATACAGGTTCTTATCACCCTAGTTTCTCTCAATAAATTACTACATCTCCAACACTGACCAATATTTTGTATCAGAGTTCTCCAGTCTGTTTCTTCCTCTGACAGACACGTGTCACCGCGATGCAGGTGACTTGTGTGTGCAAGCAGCACATgctctgactccgccccctccccgatTGAACCAATAGCGAACCTTGATATTTATCCGGAAGTCTCGCCCAAACGAATAAAGCAGACGGGGAAACATGGCAGCTATCACCGACAGAAAGTTGGACATCTCGGCGTCTATCGCTGGCATTTTGAGTGAAGAGCACCGGCCCGAGCACTTGCGGGTTTTAAAGACATTCACGGCTGCATTACGGGATAAAGAATACAGGTGCGGACACAGTGTTGTGGCTTCTTCGAGAGGAAACGGAGGGCGTTAGCTTACCGGCTAAACTAGCCTGACGTGCAGTTAATACGGTCATGCGGGCATCACTTCACGGGTCCATCGGCTCCTTTTACCGGGGCCTGTTTCCGGTCCTTTCTGTGGTAATGAACAGAAAGGTGGACATTCATTAAGCTACCGACCCTGCAGTATAGCTGTGTTCACTGCACTGACCTGTTCACTTCAGCTGTGACTTGCAAAGACGGCTGTCCCAGCTTTCGGGTTGTCGCCACAGAAAAAGCACAGGTGCCACTATTTACTGGTGATTACAAGTGTTACAATGTAACCAGCAACAGCACATTATAACGGTATTATTACTTAGACCTGTGTTTGACCAACGAAGAAGAACTATTCCTTCTaaacctcccccctcccttcacacacaccctgGTGGACCCCAGACTTGGGTCCCACTACAATAGAGTAAcagtccagggttgccaggtctgtgtgacaaaaccagcccaatatcagaactcaaaatatgcccgtgccaaaccatatacactgcttttaaagtccatgtccatgtgtgtacgtgctgatctggagtcagtttggtaggatttgggtataaataaattatttgatttaaaatatggatttttatttcaagatattcatgtaatttgcatgcaaaataggtctacccgaaccagcggacaaaaaattcaacccgcggcaacacttcaaaagtagcccaataccgcagacctggcaacactaACAGTCCCTCCCGTTTCTGTTGGTCCACTATTTTGCGTCCCAGAGatgctgtggaggaggaggcgttctCCAGCCTCCTGAAGGTCTTCTCCCGACTGCGCGATGAGCTTCTGACCATGAGCTGTGACGACCACGACCTGCAGTCCGTCGCCCTGCAGCTGCAGCTGACCGCCGAGTGCTTCCGGGCTCAGAGGAACGCCTGTGTCCAAAGTACTCGCAACCAGAGTCTGCTCAGGTAACGGGATGAGACGTTGCATCCTCCTTTGAGATGTacgtgttcatgtttatgtgtgtcttCTTTCACGAAATAAACATGAAAGGAAACAATTAATTGCACATTTCACACAATTCTCTTTTTCCTCAAGGGAGCTTGGCTTCATTGATGTCTCCCTTAAACACCTGAGCTTCCTTCAGAACACGCATGTACAGCGCAGAGATGGCATTTTTGAACGTAAGTCACGATAAGGTTTTTCATAAGGCAGACTTTTTGatactgaacaaaaaaaaagtcatcatTCTCCATGCCCCAGCTCTTCGTTGTGGGATCCAGTTCATCGGTAACATGTTGGTTGGAAACCAAACGTGTAAAGATGACATTTGGCAGATGAGCTTTCCAAATCTTCTGCAGTAAGTTTTGTGTGCCACAGTTGcagttatgtttgttttgtcccACACTAAGCAACGCTCTTGCATACAATTGTTTTATGTCACATGGTTTATTGAGGGGTAATCTTTCACCACATTAAGCCCTTCACTTGCTCCACTAATACACATTCtgaatctgtatatatatatacatatacaaataaatagtaTGTTTGTCCTTGCATTGAGTCAACCCGAACATGTGTTAACAGGCAGCTTCTCAGTGTTGATGACGAGAAGGCGGTAAACTATGCCTCTATGGTACTCCACacgtgtctggatgaagccaaGGTGGAAGAACTTTCTGATCCGCAGAACATCCACCTGGCTCTCAAGGTGATGGAGCTCTGCAGGACCCAACCTAACCTGGACTGgacgtaagtgtgtgtgtctatgatgGTGTGTGTCAAGCAATGGTTAGTTTACATGTCTGTAGAGTTAACAGTGCATGTATCATAATTAAGAAACCATCTCTGCTTCTTGTTGATACAGTTTGTATTTGCTATTTATACATTCACAGGGTTATCATTGCTACCCAGTATTTCCTCAAGTCTTCAGTTCTGGTGGAGAGCATGTACTCTGGGATGTCTCACCATGAAAGGTACTTTACTTGATATAGTGACAGGCAATAAATGCCACTACTGACCTATAAACCTTCTTAAATTACACAGAAACTAATTTTATTATAAACACCGCCCCAGCAAACCTCTTATAAAGACTTGTCTGATACTGCAGAATAACACGTTACAGATCTAATCCTACCTAGTGCACATTGAGAATACTAATATCCAATAAAAGTGAATCGATGTTtcatataggtgtgtgtgttttcagagtcACTCTTTTAGAGCTGCTCTCTGCCCATCTACAAGAGGAGGACTCGGAGGAGTGTGGCATCCCTCCCAATGTGGCTCGCTTCATCGCTACTTCCTTCCAGGGAGGTTGTGGGGCTGTGCTGACTCTCGCTACCAGCTCCGCTTCCAGTGATGAGGTACAGATAGTAAACCTGACTGATGTGTGTAAACACAGTCAAGTGCCCTTTCCAGTTTTAGTTTTCTATCTTCTAACTGACAAGTCCCCACCCTAACCTTATCTCACATCCAATACCCTTTCCCCATGTGACTGACAACCTTGGTGCAATCCCCTGTAGGTCCTGCAGGAGGCACTGACTGTGATTAATTTGCTGGACGTGCTGTGTGAGATGACCTCTGACCACACGCAATTCATGTTCCTCCAGGAGCATCCTAACCTTCTAGTGGCGACTGTTGGTAAATGAAAACATACACTCATTAAACTTCTCTGACCGGATCCACAACGAGAGTCTGAATCAATTGTGGTCGTCTTAGTTTAAAAATGTCATCTGTACAACGTATAGACGCTCCTTGATCCAGATCCCTCATTAAGTCACACAACCCTGCCTTATGTtgacaagaaaataaaaacaaagcaaaTAAGACTCACTCAAATTACGTTATTAGTTACTAAAACGTCATGTCTTATTTGGATTTATTTAGGAATTTAAATCCATAAATTGAATAATAAGTGATAACAGCTTGAATTTATGATTgggttggatttttttttttttttttacatctcacACTCGTGTGCTCTCTTGCTTTTTGCTCTTTACGTTTTCTTTGCAGAGCTCCTGCGGCAGGTGCACGTTATCGGGAAGGCCAGTAAGAACATTTTCAGTGCAGCTCAGAACTTCACCTTCAATCCAGAGACAGACCCCGCCTCCCAATCTCCTGTCATCAGCTTCAAGGCACACCTCATCAGGCTGATAGGAAACCTCTGTTACAGCAACACCGACAACCAGAACAAGGTTTGgaatagatggatggacagaAAGAGGGCGCTTCACACATGTAATTTGGTTGAGTTGCTCTGAATCGTGGGAAATATTATATTCTGAATCAATTTGCTTTGACACTAACTTATTAACAACAAACCAAGAACTGTAAACGGAGAGGTCAGATCATAAACAAAAAACTCACTTCTGTTAATGTGCAGATATGAGTGGCTATCAAGTCATCTTGCAGATAGCATCCTTGACAGTTCACAATCAGTAGGTGAGTGACAATAAATGAATCCAATTCTGTTGTTGGTTCGTTTGCTTTCACACCAGAAACCAATCGAGCTGAAGTTTGTCTGTCAGCGGAACCAGACTCTCCGGTTCAGGACGCGGTTCAGTGGCTGATTCTTAAATTTTTGTGTGCAATTAATTAGTAAACTTAAATTACTCATCAACCTGCAGATGAGCTTATTAATATATAGTTGTGCAGTCATATTTCATGTTAAACACACTGGACTGTGACCATGCAGCCCTGTTTACAGCAGGTAAAATGCACTGAGGGTTTTCAGTTGttctacacacatgcacaaaaccAGCTCATCTGCCATTTCACATATTGTAATGCTTGTGTTGAAAAGCACAGTTCCCCGTTCTACACTAAGCCAAACTATAATTATTATCATATCCAGTATTGATATCTGCTTTTGTAAAAATGTGAGAAAAATATGCTTCTTCAAAATGAATGACATTGAATCAAATGATGGTCTGGAGAAAGTAAGGGTTTTAGAAAGTTGAACTTGGGTGAGCACCCTAGATCAGTTTTAACACAATGGGGTCATAGGTCAAATAGAGACTAGGAGGTCTAGGAGGTGCCCCTGATATTACTTTAACCGACCTATCCTCACTAAATGGGTGAAGACAGGTTCTACGAATGGGCTGCTGTGTCAAACCACACGAACTCTTGAGGACCAAGGACAACCGAGTAATGAAAATGATATAATGACTGCAAGATTATCAGTTCCTTCAACACAATTTCTTGGGTTTTATAGAGAAATGTGAAACATTTCCTCCCTCACTTTGGTGATGTTATCAGTTTCCCTCCATCGCCATCTGTCAGCATCTCACTATTAACATAAAGCACAGACGGATAATAAAGCGGGTGGGGAGGAGTTGGCCTCTATCTGTGGCACATTATGATTCAGTTCTGCCAAATAGAAACGGATTAGTGGAATGCTTGTGGGGTGGCCACCCTCAGTTGACCTCTCCAAATAATTTATGGATGCTGATCTGCGGTCTGTCAGGGCTCTGGAATCACCCTGTATCTGTTTTCAGTGAGATCTCTGCCAGTAAACCGAATGTCGTTCTGTTCACCTTTGGGAGATATTGTAATTTAAGATGCATGCAAAGTGTTTTACGGCGTGCACCAGACAGAAGTCAGGGCCCAGTCGCTTGTTATTCATCCCTTTTTATGGGTTTGGACATAATGTAAGCAACTCGGATAATCATTTTGAAAAGTGGAAAATCCGCCCCGGTTGCTTGTAATGGTCAGCGACTTTGTTTCCTTTTCAGTTTAAATGACATTTCTGAAACTCAGCACTTTGTCTCATTCTGGAGCTCCCGCCAGCGTGTAACCGCAACGGCAACTCGACGGCGAGCACGGACAACAATTAAGCCTATAGAATCAGACGCATGATACGAAGCAGATCGCCCTGTTGTGACGGGTTGTTGTGCTTTCGCATGGCGGTGAGGCTCGGCTGAGGACAGCCACAGAGTTTGTCTCTGCTCCTGCGCTTGTTTTTTACCCGACAGAAAGCTAGGACATCAGAGTTGCCTCGTCGTAAACAAAACCTATTTGTGCCATTAATAATAAATTACCTATTGATTGGAAAATGCAATGAGAGGCAGTCCAACCccacattttgtttttcatagaTGTAATGtcaatgttttatttcttttcccgtaggtgtttttttttttttcaatagatAATGCACTAATAACTAGTCTAATATAATCACGAAGCAAATAGTATTTCCAGATGGTATACAATAATGTATTATTGAGCTATTGTAATTGTCTGCAAAAACATTGGTACAGAACTCGTATTAAATTGTGAAAACTATTTGATGTTCATTGACGGTGAATGTTTCCTCAGGCGAGAGACCTGGAGGGCATCCCCCTCATCCTGGACAACTGCAACTTGGACAGCAACAACCCATGTATCCTTTTGGTCTGGAAACGGTGACCCCATCTGtgtttatgtacatatatttaaaagtgactttttctttgctccgccccgatgcgcgcagacacggcatcagagctctgcggcgcgcgagactgAGAGCCgagtagtgttaacgcgacacgtagagacagaaatgacggctgtttagttagtttaataaaagaataaagacgtgctctttaagaaaagggaccttaaattacttccgctgtatctggcgcgatagagaaaattacagggtggcgggcggagattttttttttaaactcaaaattgtctttgagccatatgccgtcaccggaagagccatatatggctcgcgagccataggttcccgacccctgtatTAGAGCTTTGATTACAGCAGTGTGTTGAGAGCTCTCAATAGATCTCTGCCAGCAGCCGGTTAACTGCATTCATTACTGAAGTTTGTTGGGCTGCACTTAAATGCTACCATTTGTTTTGAGGAGCAATCGCGTCAAGTCTGTCGCTATCAGAACATGAAGTCCGCCATTAAGACCTTATTTGTGCTTTTGAATGAGGTTACATTTGGATGTGTTTTCTAAAGTTTCACCATTCCCTGTTTACATGCATGTGGGAGACGAGTGTCAGTCTGATACAACACAACTACATCGCCAACGACACAGACACATAAGCTtcacaaagatatatatatatgtataaataaataactaaaaatcTGCTTTTAGTGCCCGTTTTCACAATAGTTTGACAGACGAGCCACATGGTGTTTCACCGAGTCGCTCTCGTGTCCTGCTACCAGTTGGTATTAGCTGGCTGAAGCCAGGGCGTCGTGCCAGATTGTCATTTAGCCAGGGCAATAGCTTGAGCCCATCCTTTGTCCCCGTGTCCCTCTcccacttccacacacacacacacatttaatccACTTCGTCCTGTTTTTTATTTCGCTGTCAGCGTTTCGTTTCTGTGCAGAAAAAGACtgtcaaagaaaaaaagtgtttatagATGAATGCAGGAAACCTGAGAGCGGAGAATGTTTTGTATCACAAAACCTAACTTGTCTGCGTAAGTCTTTTGTTTGTGGGGCTGTCTGCGTACTTGGCGACCTGAGGAAATAGCAGGCACAGTTTGAGTTTGGCCTGTGTTGCATGTCACATTGTGAGCTTCTCTAGCAACCCTTTTCTATATCTATCTTTCTTTTCACATCTGCATTTATTCATGAAACGAGTTCTGTAAAGGCATCCGCTTGCGCAAGTCTAGtattcattattaatatatttgagATGTTACCAACGgtcttgcttttttttaaatctacaaTTGGGACATACGGAAACAAATTAATTTTGAACTTAAGCTATTTTAGTGTGTTGTCAAAATAACACAACTTGTTAGTTTTCCTCTTTTAGAAAACAAGTGCTGGAACAGGCTTTAGGAAAATGcacgacaaaaacacacagaagcaACAACGGTGCGTTTCATTCTGTTAACTTAGGTTCAGACGTTGCTGTCCTTAACCAGGGGCCGGTAGTCATCAGCCAGTGGGCCATCTTCACCATCAGGAACCTCCTAGAACACAACACGCAGAACCAGGACCTGGTCGCCGCCCTGGAACGCCGCGGCACCGCCGACTACTCGGCGCTCAAGGAGTTGGGGTTCGTGGTGGAGAAGCGAGACGGAGGCTTGCTGCTCAAAACTGTGAGGAAAGACACTTGAGGGCCTCAGAGG
This is a stretch of genomic DNA from Pseudoliparis swirei isolate HS2019 ecotype Mariana Trench chromosome 10, NWPU_hadal_v1, whole genome shotgun sequence. It encodes these proteins:
- the atxn10 gene encoding ataxin-10 isoform X1; translated protein: MAAITDRKLDISASIAGILSEEHRPEHLRVLKTFTAALRDKEYRDAVEEEAFSSLLKVFSRLRDELLTMSCDDHDLQSVALQLQLTAECFRAQRNACVQSTRNQSLLRELGFIDVSLKHLSFLQNTHVQRRDGIFEPLRCGIQFIGNMLVGNQTCKDDIWQMSFPNLLQQLLSVDDEKAVNYASMVLHTCLDEAKVEELSDPQNIHLALKVMELCRTQPNLDWTVIIATQYFLKSSVLVESMYSGMSHHERVTLLELLSAHLQEEDSEECGIPPNVARFIATSFQGGCGAVLTLATSSASSDEVLQEALTVINLLDVLCEMTSDHTQFMFLQEHPNLLVATVELLRQVHVIGKASKNIFSAAQNFTFNPETDPASQSPVISFKAHLIRLIGNLCYSNTDNQNKARDLEGIPLILDNCNLDSNNPFISQWAIFTIRNLLEHNTQNQDLVAALERRGTADYSALKELGFVVEKRDGGLLLKTVRKDT
- the atxn10 gene encoding ataxin-10 isoform X2; the protein is MAAITDRKLDISASIAGILSEEHRPEHLRVLKTFTAALRDKEYRDAVEEEAFSSLLKVFSRLRDELLTMSCDDHDLQSVALQLQLTAECFRAQRNACVQSTRNQSLLRELGFIDVSLKHLSFLQNTHVQRRDGIFEPLRCGIQFIGNMLVGNQTCKDDIWQMSFPNLLQQLLSVDDEKAVNYASMVLHTCLDEAKVEELSDPQNIHLALKVMELCRTQPNLDWTVIIATQYFLKSSVLVESMYSGMSHHERVTLLELLSAHLQEEDSEECGIPPNVARFIATSFQGGCGAVLTLATSSASSDEVLQEALTVINLLDVLCEMTSDHTQFMFLQEHPNLLVATVELLRQVHVIGKASKNIFSAAQNFTFNPETDPASQSPVISFKAHLIRLIGNLCYSNTDNQNKARDLEGIPLILDNCNLDSNNPCILLVWKRFRRCCP